The Zonotrichia albicollis isolate bZonAlb1 chromosome 9, bZonAlb1.hap1, whole genome shotgun sequence genome has a window encoding:
- the LOC141730122 gene encoding olfactory receptor 14C36-like, which yields MSNSSSIRHFILLALADMRQLQLLHFCLLLGISLAALLANGLIISAVACGHHLHTPMFFFLLNLALSDLGSISTTVPKAMHNSLWDTRDISYKGCAAQLFFFLFFISAEFFLLTIMCYDRYVSICKPLYYGTLLGSRACAHMAAAAWASAFLNALLHTANTFSLPLCHGNALGQYFCEVPQILKLSCSLSSFRKIWISLVAVCLASGCFVFIVFSYVQIFRAVLRIPSEQGRHKAFSTCLPHLAVVSLFLSTGSFSYLKPPSISSPSLDLALSVLYSVVPPALNPLIYSLRNQELKAAVWTLMTGCF from the coding sequence atgtccaacagcagctccatcaggcacttcatcctgctggcactggcagacatgcggcagctgcagctcctgcacttctgcctcttgctgggcatctccctggctgccctcctggccaacggcctcatcatcagcgccgtagcctgtggccaccacctgcacacgcccatgttcttcttcctgctcaacctggcactcagcgacctgggctccatcagcaccactgtccccaaagccatgcacaattccctctgggacaccagggacatctcctacaaaggatgtgctgctcagctctttttctttctcttcttcatttcagctgagtttttcctcctgaccatcatgtgctacgaccgctacgtgtccatctgcaaacctctgtactacgggaccctcctgggcagcagagcttgtgcccacatggcagcagctgcctgggccagtgcctttctcaatgctcttctgcacacggccaatacattttccctgcccctgtgccatggcaatgctcTGGGCCAGTACTTCTGTGAGGTTCCACAGATCCTCAAACTCTCCTGCTCACTATCCAGCTtcagaaaaatttggatttcattGGTTGCTGTCTGTTTAGCTtctggctgttttgtgttcattgttttctcctatgtgcagatcttcagggctgtgctgaggatcccctctgagcagggacggcacaaagccttttccacctgccttccTCACCTGGCCGTTGTCTCCTTGTTTCTCAGCACTGGCTCTTtttcctacctgaagcccccctccatctcctccccctccctggatctggccctgtcagttctgtactcagtggtgcctccagccctgaaccccctcatctacagcctgagaaaccaggagctcaaggctgcagtgtggacactgatgactggatgcttttag